In Acinetobacter sp. WCHAc010034, a genomic segment contains:
- a CDS encoding NAD(+) kinase yields the protein MISVKRSGAMAQVQISHKAFRNIGLIGRPDKSSVVETLCLIHDHLLSLGLHPVFDTETAELVPYSNTQTVSKALLGEVVDLVIVVGGDGSLLHAARALVKFNIPVIGVNRGRLGFLTDIKPTEVIFKLDQVLKGEFQLDRRFLLEIEIRSKGETIYDAVALNDVVLHSGKSVHMIDFELNIDGQYVYRQHSDGLIVSTPTGSTAYALSGGGPIVHPGMDAIALVPMHPHTLSSRPIVVGGHSEIKILIRENRVLPMVSADGQNSVSLGVGDSLHIRKHPFKLNLLHPPGYDFYMACRTKLGWNQDFDSFKQD from the coding sequence ATGATAAGCGTGAAGCGTAGCGGAGCAATGGCGCAGGTGCAAATTTCACACAAGGCATTTCGAAACATCGGATTAATCGGGCGTCCTGATAAATCTTCGGTGGTTGAAACTTTATGCCTGATTCACGATCATTTATTAAGTCTGGGACTGCATCCTGTTTTTGATACAGAAACGGCTGAACTGGTGCCTTATTCCAATACGCAAACGGTCAGCAAAGCCTTGCTGGGCGAGGTTGTCGATTTGGTGATTGTGGTTGGCGGCGACGGCTCGCTGCTGCATGCAGCCCGCGCTTTGGTTAAGTTCAATATTCCGGTCATTGGCGTGAACCGCGGCCGTTTGGGCTTTTTAACCGATATTAAGCCGACAGAAGTGATTTTCAAGCTGGATCAGGTGCTGAAAGGCGAGTTTCAGCTGGACCGGCGCTTTCTGCTGGAAATTGAAATCCGCTCCAAAGGCGAAACCATTTACGATGCGGTTGCGCTGAATGACGTGGTGCTGCATTCTGGAAAATCGGTGCATATGATCGATTTTGAGCTGAATATTGACGGGCAGTATGTCTACCGCCAGCACAGCGACGGCCTGATTGTGTCTACGCCGACAGGCTCTACCGCCTATGCCTTGTCCGGCGGCGGGCCCATTGTACATCCGGGCATGGACGCGATTGCGCTGGTGCCGATGCATCCGCATACTTTGTCGTCCCGGCCGATTGTCGTCGGCGGCCACAGTGAAATTAAAATTTTAATCCGTGAAAACCGCGTGCTTCCAATGGTCAGCGCGGACGGCCAGAACAGTGTTTCACTGGGCGTCGGAGACAGCTTACATATCCGTAAGCATCCCTTTAAACTGAATTTGCTTCATCCGCCGGGCTATGACTTCTATATGGCGTGCCGCACCAAGCTCGGATGGAACCAGGATTTTGACTCATTTAAACAGGATTAA
- a CDS encoding glycosyl transferase family protein: MNTKRNIYKDFEHPFAQFVRIVGKGKNGARSLTYDEAYQAFSMILKNEVLDVQLGAFLMLLRVKEESVDELAGFVQATRDQLQFKPLQVDLDWSSYAGKRKHYPWFLLAALTLAKHGYRVVMHGASGHTVNRLYTEQVLQYLGYPVCENDSEVEAQLAQRNFAYLPLHAISPILDELISLRNVMGLRSPIHTLARLINPFNAKATMQAIFHPAYRSSHQQAAFKLGYKNSAVIKGEGGEFERNPDAKTLICGIKDGVMYEHELPKLTDNRSPAEDELDLAVFQAVWEGRQNHEYGETAAVETMGIALYAMGACSSYEAAMDKAKALWDTRNSH; the protein is encoded by the coding sequence ATGAATACAAAACGTAATATCTATAAAGACTTTGAACACCCTTTTGCGCAGTTTGTCCGCATTGTCGGCAAAGGCAAAAATGGTGCCCGCTCCTTGACTTATGATGAAGCCTATCAGGCCTTCAGCATGATTTTAAAAAATGAAGTGCTGGATGTTCAGCTCGGCGCATTCCTGATGCTGCTGCGGGTGAAAGAAGAATCGGTAGATGAACTGGCCGGCTTTGTGCAGGCAACACGCGACCAGCTGCAGTTCAAGCCGCTGCAGGTCGATTTGGACTGGTCATCTTATGCCGGAAAGCGCAAGCATTATCCGTGGTTCCTGCTGGCGGCCCTGACGCTGGCAAAGCACGGCTACAGAGTAGTGATGCACGGCGCTTCCGGGCATACCGTCAACCGCCTGTACACTGAGCAGGTTCTGCAGTATTTGGGCTACCCTGTCTGCGAAAATGACAGTGAAGTTGAAGCGCAGCTGGCGCAGCGCAATTTCGCCTACCTGCCGCTGCACGCCATTTCGCCGATTCTGGACGAGCTGATTTCACTGCGCAATGTCATGGGCCTGCGCTCGCCGATCCACACTCTGGCCCGGCTGATCAACCCATTTAATGCCAAGGCAACAATGCAGGCGATTTTCCACCCGGCTTACCGCAGCTCGCATCAGCAGGCGGCCTTTAAGCTGGGCTATAAAAACAGCGCAGTCATTAAAGGCGAAGGCGGCGAATTTGAACGCAATCCGGATGCAAAAACCCTGATTTGCGGCATTAAGGACGGCGTGATGTATGAGCATGAGCTGCCTAAGCTGACCGACAACCGCAGCCCTGCTGAAGATGAACTGGATTTGGCAGTATTTCAAGCGGTCTGGGAAGGCCGGCAAAACCATGAATACGGTGAAACCGCCGCCGTGGAAACCATGGGCATTGCGCTGTACGCCATGGGCGCCTGCAGCAGCTATGAGGCCGCCATGGACAAAGCGAAAGCGCTGTGGGACACGCGTAACAGCCATTAG
- a CDS encoding response regulator transcription factor, with amino-acid sequence MRILLAEDDVSQAQSIKEWLEMDGYSIDWVERGDYAIAAMEQHQYDCVLLDRGLPRATGDEILQALRKKQLNTPVIFLTARDSVQDRVEGLDLGANDYLVKPFSLEELSARVRSQMRQKHSVNSQQIQFANLTLDTQAKIVIQDGAALALTAKEFQILYKLMQKPEHVITREQLEESLYAWGDEIESNAIEVFIYQLRKKIGSQYIKTIRGLGYRMNRPQD; translated from the coding sequence ATGAGGATTTTACTGGCGGAAGATGACGTATCTCAGGCGCAGAGCATCAAGGAATGGCTGGAGATGGACGGCTACAGCATCGACTGGGTTGAGCGCGGCGATTATGCCATCGCCGCTATGGAGCAGCACCAGTATGACTGCGTGCTTTTGGACCGCGGCCTGCCCAGAGCCACCGGCGATGAAATTCTGCAGGCGCTGCGCAAAAAGCAGCTGAATACGCCGGTGATTTTCCTGACTGCGCGCGACAGCGTGCAAGACCGGGTTGAAGGGCTGGACCTGGGCGCCAATGACTATCTGGTGAAGCCGTTCAGCCTGGAAGAGCTGTCCGCGCGCGTGCGCAGCCAAATGCGCCAGAAGCACAGCGTTAACAGCCAGCAGATTCAGTTTGCCAATTTAACCTTGGACACGCAGGCTAAAATTGTGATTCAGGATGGCGCAGCGCTGGCGCTGACCGCAAAAGAATTTCAGATTCTGTATAAGCTGATGCAGAAGCCTGAGCATGTGATTACCCGCGAGCAGCTGGAAGAGTCGCTGTATGCCTGGGGCGATGAAATTGAAAGCAATGCGATTGAAGTATTCATCTATCAGCTGCGCAAAAAAATCGGCAGCCAGTACATTAAAACCATCCGCGGTTTAGGTTACCGCATGAACCGGCCGCAGGATTAA
- a CDS encoding rRNA large subunit pseudouridine synthase E, which produces MKIVILNKPYDVLSQFRPDEKHQTMADFIDDPALRLAGRLDMDSEGLVFLTDHGGLNQYITNPENKKFKTYLVQVEGDVTEEALEQLRKGVELKDGMTLPAKAEKASEPEWLWERTPPVRFRASVPTSWVEISICEGRNRQVRRMTSAVGFPTLRLIRTRIGAIDLVQMGLKPGETKEIEPLLYPDFQNVPAEEPYRSRSYVKKPGGTGGKPMVRKNKDGSVKKSGTKRIWQMDDSEKPRRKTNGTTRPNTKAPRGRRSR; this is translated from the coding sequence ATGAAAATTGTCATTCTTAACAAACCTTATGACGTCCTCTCCCAATTTCGTCCTGATGAAAAGCACCAGACTATGGCAGATTTCATTGACGATCCGGCTTTGCGCCTTGCTGGCCGTTTGGACATGGATTCTGAAGGTTTGGTCTTTTTAACCGATCACGGCGGCCTGAACCAGTACATCACCAATCCTGAAAATAAAAAGTTCAAAACTTATTTAGTTCAGGTGGAAGGTGACGTAACTGAAGAAGCGCTTGAGCAATTGCGTAAAGGCGTTGAGCTGAAGGACGGCATGACACTGCCGGCTAAAGCTGAGAAAGCTTCTGAACCTGAATGGCTGTGGGAACGCACGCCGCCTGTCCGTTTCCGCGCGTCTGTTCCAACCTCATGGGTTGAAATTTCAATTTGCGAAGGCCGCAACCGCCAGGTGCGCCGCATGACTTCCGCTGTCGGCTTCCCGACCCTGCGCCTGATCCGCACGCGCATTGGCGCAATTGATCTTGTGCAAATGGGCCTGAAGCCGGGTGAAACCAAGGAAATTGAGCCGCTTCTTTACCCGGACTTCCAAAATGTTCCTGCGGAAGAACCATACCGTTCGCGTTCATACGTGAAAAAACCGGGCGGCACAGGCGGCAAGCCTATGGTGCGCAAGAACAAAGACGGTTCTGTAAAGAAATCCGGTACCAAGCGCATTTGGCAAATGGATGACAGCGAAAAGCCGCGCCGCAAAACCAATGGCACAACGCGCCCGAACACCAAAGCGCCCCGCGGGCGCCGTTCGCGCTAA
- the hemP gene encoding hemin uptake protein HemP, protein MNAPFSLFTRSTESHHALPMLHSNNLFALGREIRIMHAGEEYRLRLTRNNRLILTK, encoded by the coding sequence ATGAACGCACCATTTAGCTTATTTACACGCAGCACCGAATCTCATCATGCATTGCCAATGCTGCATTCCAACAACTTGTTCGCATTAGGCCGTGAAATCCGCATTATGCATGCAGGAGAAGAATACCGTTTACGTTTAACGCGCAACAATCGGCTGATTCTCACAAAATAA
- a CDS encoding sensor histidine kinase, giving the protein MQAQRAVSLQRKLVKTSVFSSIAAGLISLLLLLGISVYQTMHLQDEIMDEISDMLLLADISQSSGKQIDELSDQFDIHYRLIYAGQTLTQSEDAEKAVFQYLASHHAQPGYSLLWHKHVLWRVYVQHESGMTLYAVQPVDVRFEEILSTAAGYMAVLAVLWCLQWLMVHFSVKRQFKSIHALSHQIAEKSADDLEPIISPEPQLAELQPMVQQLNYMLERVKQALLAEQRFTADASHELRSPLSAIQMRVQVLKRKYQEHPQLPAELMQIQQDVSRGTQVLENLLLLARLDPSNPADLPKTAVDLADVTHEALQALAPFMQRKNIEAALDVSPSPVFANSELVFTCLRNLIDNAIRYAQDHGKLRIYAGETEHHALWRIEDNGSELTDEVLARLGERFYRALGTQTQGTGLGLSICRKIIELHQGKIAFSKSALGGLCVQISLPKLQ; this is encoded by the coding sequence ATGCAGGCGCAGCGCGCGGTTTCCCTGCAGCGCAAGCTGGTCAAAACTTCGGTTTTCAGCTCGATTGCGGCCGGCTTAATTTCACTGCTGCTGCTGCTGGGCATTTCCGTGTATCAGACCATGCATCTGCAGGATGAGATCATGGATGAAATCTCCGATATGCTGCTGCTTGCGGATATCAGCCAGTCATCCGGCAAGCAGATTGATGAACTCAGTGACCAGTTTGATATTCATTACCGCCTGATTTATGCAGGGCAGACCTTAACTCAGTCCGAAGATGCGGAAAAAGCCGTATTTCAGTATCTGGCCAGCCATCATGCGCAGCCGGGCTATTCGCTGCTGTGGCATAAGCATGTGCTGTGGCGCGTGTATGTGCAGCATGAGTCGGGCATGACCCTGTACGCGGTGCAGCCTGTCGACGTGCGCTTTGAAGAAATCCTGTCTACGGCGGCCGGCTATATGGCTGTTTTGGCCGTGCTGTGGTGCCTGCAGTGGCTGATGGTGCATTTTTCAGTCAAGCGCCAGTTCAAATCCATTCATGCGCTGTCGCATCAGATTGCGGAAAAAAGCGCAGATGACCTGGAGCCGATTATTTCGCCCGAACCGCAGCTGGCCGAACTGCAGCCGATGGTGCAGCAGCTGAATTACATGCTGGAGCGGGTCAAGCAGGCTCTGCTGGCGGAACAGCGCTTTACCGCAGATGCATCGCATGAGCTGCGCTCGCCGCTATCCGCGATACAAATGCGCGTGCAGGTGCTGAAGCGCAAATATCAGGAGCATCCGCAGCTGCCTGCAGAGCTGATGCAGATTCAGCAGGATGTCAGCCGCGGCACGCAGGTGCTGGAAAACCTGCTGCTGCTGGCGCGGCTCGATCCATCCAACCCGGCAGACCTGCCTAAAACGGCGGTTGATTTGGCGGATGTGACGCACGAAGCGCTGCAGGCCTTGGCGCCTTTTATGCAGCGGAAAAATATTGAGGCTGCGCTGGATGTCAGCCCAAGTCCGGTTTTTGCCAATTCTGAGCTGGTGTTCACCTGCCTGCGCAATTTAATTGACAATGCCATCCGCTACGCGCAGGACCACGGCAAGCTGCGCATTTATGCAGGTGAAACGGAGCATCATGCGCTGTGGCGCATTGAAGACAATGGCTCGGAATTGACCGATGAAGTGCTGGCCCGCTTAGGCGAGCGCTTTTACCGCGCGCTGGGCACGCAAACGCAGGGCACCGGCTTGGGGCTGTCTATCTGCAGGAAGATTATTGAGCTGCATCAGGGCAAAATAGCGTTTTCCAAGTCTGCGCTGGGCGGCTTATGCGTGCAGATTTCTTTGCCTAAGCTGCAGTGA
- a CDS encoding helix-turn-helix transcriptional regulator, whose protein sequence is MEIDRRVRAKEFMHLLSIGKDKFYALVNSGDIEQPIRLAERDVFWYSSYVKNKVEEHKTRI, encoded by the coding sequence ATGGAAATTGATCGCAGAGTCCGCGCGAAAGAGTTCATGCATTTGCTATCCATTGGAAAAGATAAGTTTTATGCTCTTGTGAACTCTGGAGATATTGAACAGCCCATTCGACTTGCTGAAAGGGATGTGTTTTGGTACTCATCCTATGTAAAAAATAAAGTTGAAGAGCATAAAACCAGAATCTGA
- a CDS encoding DUF2004 domain-containing protein, whose product MDKTPDTQQGSKEFLARSALYDAVSFKNAFTQSVMLFIQHHLDEIGAEYWTMHFGSPKPSAEQIIDKLELDEHAFLSAEGLTEEDIAYHENHLDFMLPAGASQYVLCVSFENGQVYEISMES is encoded by the coding sequence ATGGATAAGACACCCGATACGCAGCAAGGCAGCAAAGAGTTTTTAGCGCGGTCTGCGCTGTATGACGCAGTCAGCTTTAAAAATGCCTTTACGCAGAGCGTGATGCTGTTCATCCAGCACCATTTGGATGAAATTGGCGCTGAATACTGGACCATGCATTTCGGCTCGCCGAAACCCAGCGCAGAGCAGATTATTGACAAGCTGGAGCTGGATGAGCATGCGTTTTTAAGCGCTGAAGGCTTGACTGAAGAAGATATTGCCTATCATGAAAACCATCTGGACTTCATGCTGCCTGCAGGAGCCAGCCAGTATGTGCTGTGCGTCAGCTTTGAAAATGGCCAGGTGTATGAAATCAGCATGGAAAGCTGA
- the mrcB gene encoding penicillin-binding protein 1B: MKSERGIGTIAFIFCVLVIGAFVAFSVYLIKIDNIVRAKFEGQRWDIPAKVFARPLEIYTNAPVSQDDLREELKMLGYAGAESYAKTGSFVVSGNEMYVHTRGFDFGDRVEPEQVLKISFGKDQVTDVSATKPSSSGIARLEPLLIGGIYPQHNEDRVLIKLNKVPKPLIEALIATEDRNFYHHHGVSIRGTARAIVSNVTGGKRQGGSTLTQQLVKNFYLSPEKTLKRKVNEALMALLIELHYDKDEILEAYLNEVNLGQNGNYSINGYGLASQFYFGLPLRELNISQQAFLVGLVQGPTLYNPWRNPEAATKRRNIVLNNMLVMGYLTQKQYETETARPLNVISKPTLGPARFPDFLDIVRRQLRTEYQEGDLTNQGLRIFTTLDPIAQTRIQNSFKDTVARLSSANPKRLKELQGAVLITHPENGELVAAVGSTQDFTGFNRAVDAKRQVGSLLKPVIYLSAIESGRYNWASQIQDSSISVQSEGKAWTPKNYSGGEHGVVPMVQALSNSYNLSAVRLGQEFGIATFINHLKKFGVTSSIPNYPSIYLGAVDMSPMEVMSLYGNFATGGFKYPVKSIRTVVDSSGRTLDRYSLSVQPTIDPAAAYVLNYGLQQVMASGTGRSAYRTLPTSLELAGKSGTTNDTRDSWFAGYSGNYAAVVWLGLDDNKITGLTGSSGALPVWTNVMKQLRQKPVNLRQPNEVQWHWLDRNSGDLSASGCEGAIYIPLLRNSIPKRATACGQPQYEVQPYTNAAEAPQDPAAQSDSIENYIRESESGQEADSSDQPRVISSGSYNN, encoded by the coding sequence ATGAAGTCTGAACGCGGCATAGGTACTATTGCATTCATTTTTTGTGTTCTGGTGATTGGCGCATTCGTCGCTTTCAGTGTCTATCTGATCAAGATTGACAACATTGTCAGAGCCAAATTTGAAGGACAGCGCTGGGATATTCCCGCGAAGGTATTCGCGCGCCCGCTGGAAATCTATACCAATGCGCCTGTCAGCCAGGATGATTTGCGTGAAGAGCTGAAAATGCTGGGCTATGCGGGCGCCGAGAGCTATGCCAAAACCGGCAGTTTCGTGGTTTCCGGCAATGAAATGTACGTGCATACCCGCGGCTTTGACTTTGGCGACCGTGTTGAGCCTGAGCAGGTTTTAAAAATTTCCTTCGGCAAAGACCAAGTGACCGATGTCAGCGCGACCAAACCGTCATCCAGCGGCATTGCGCGTTTGGAGCCACTGCTGATTGGCGGGATTTATCCGCAGCATAACGAAGACCGCGTGCTGATTAAGCTAAACAAAGTGCCGAAGCCGCTGATTGAAGCTTTAATTGCGACAGAAGACCGCAATTTCTATCATCATCATGGCGTATCAATCCGCGGCACCGCGCGCGCGATAGTCAGCAACGTCACCGGCGGCAAGCGCCAGGGCGGCTCGACTTTAACCCAGCAGCTGGTCAAAAACTTCTATCTGTCTCCTGAGAAAACCCTGAAGCGCAAGGTGAATGAAGCGCTGATGGCCCTGCTGATTGAACTGCACTACGATAAAGATGAAATTCTTGAAGCCTACCTGAATGAAGTGAATCTGGGCCAAAACGGCAATTATTCAATTAACGGCTACGGCCTGGCCTCGCAGTTCTATTTCGGCCTGCCGCTGCGCGAGCTGAATATTTCACAGCAGGCTTTCCTGGTTGGCCTGGTTCAAGGCCCGACTTTATATAATCCTTGGCGCAACCCTGAAGCGGCCACAAAGCGCCGCAATATTGTGCTGAACAATATGCTGGTCATGGGCTATTTAACCCAGAAGCAGTATGAAACTGAAACTGCGCGCCCATTGAATGTCATTTCCAAGCCGACGCTTGGCCCTGCCCGCTTCCCGGACTTTCTGGATATTGTGCGCCGCCAGTTGCGCACAGAATATCAGGAAGGCGATTTAACCAATCAGGGCCTGCGCATTTTCACTACGTTAGACCCGATTGCGCAGACCCGCATTCAGAACAGCTTTAAAGATACGGTCGCGCGCTTAAGCAGCGCCAATCCGAAACGCTTGAAGGAGCTGCAGGGCGCGGTGCTGATTACCCATCCGGAAAATGGCGAATTGGTCGCAGCCGTCGGCTCGACTCAGGACTTCACCGGCTTTAACCGCGCTGTCGATGCAAAGCGCCAAGTCGGCTCCCTGCTCAAACCGGTAATTTATTTAAGCGCAATTGAATCCGGCCGCTACAACTGGGCCAGCCAGATTCAGGACAGCAGCATCAGCGTGCAAAGCGAAGGCAAGGCCTGGACACCGAAAAACTACAGCGGCGGCGAACACGGCGTTGTGCCTATGGTGCAGGCGCTGTCCAACTCCTATAACCTGTCTGCGGTGCGCTTAGGCCAGGAATTCGGCATCGCGACTTTCATCAACCATTTGAAGAAATTTGGCGTTACTTCCAGCATTCCGAACTACCCTTCCATTTACCTAGGCGCAGTAGATATGTCGCCAATGGAAGTGATGAGCCTTTACGGCAACTTCGCAACCGGCGGCTTCAAGTATCCGGTGAAATCCATCCGCACTGTGGTCGACAGCAGCGGACGCACGCTGGACCGCTACAGCCTGTCGGTGCAGCCGACGATTGATCCGGCGGCGGCTTATGTGCTGAATTACGGCCTGCAGCAGGTGATGGCTTCCGGCACCGGCCGTTCTGCCTACAGAACGCTCCCGACTTCACTGGAGCTGGCCGGCAAATCGGGCACCACCAATGACACCCGCGACTCATGGTTTGCCGGCTATTCAGGCAACTATGCCGCCGTAGTTTGGCTGGGGCTGGATGACAACAAAATTACCGGCCTGACCGGCTCTTCCGGCGCGCTGCCGGTATGGACGAATGTCATGAAGCAGCTGCGTCAAAAGCCGGTGAATTTGCGCCAGCCGAATGAGGTGCAGTGGCATTGGCTGGACCGCAATAGCGGCGACCTGTCCGCTTCCGGCTGCGAAGGCGCGATTTATATTCCGCTGCTGCGCAATTCAATTCCGAAGCGCGCAACAGCCTGCGGCCAGCCGCAGTATGAAGTACAGCCTTACACAAACGCTGCAGAAGCGCCTCAGGACCCTGCAGCGCAGAGTGATAGTATAGAAAACTACATTCGCGAAAGTGAAAGCGGCCAGGAAGCGGATTCATCCGACCAGCCCCGCGTCATTTCCAGCGGCAGCTACAATAACTGA
- a CDS encoding NUDIX domain-containing protein yields the protein MSKPNLHVAIAILLHQNKVLAGWRTAQQHQGNKHEFPGGKVEAGETPVEACRREVFEEVGIGLHDWHAFDFIRHEYDDVIVNLHLFHAAVPDQLLNEIQQPWTWYSRDQLLDLNFPKANTAMLKRLYWPHQIKISDDLAALQQLSGQQLLYWRVEADQQHAIALAGCEIDHLSRLIVNIELWKQLNSIQQQGIGAIHLKQPQLLQLKKGELKTGWRYIAACHDLASALHAQSIGCDAILLSPVLATATHPEASPLGWEQFELIARQLQIPAFALGGMRQELLIEAQQHHAYGIAGMRFL from the coding sequence ATGTCTAAACCCAATCTTCATGTCGCAATCGCCATTCTGCTGCATCAAAACAAAGTGCTGGCCGGCTGGCGCACCGCGCAGCAGCATCAGGGCAATAAGCATGAGTTTCCCGGCGGCAAAGTCGAAGCAGGGGAAACGCCTGTGGAAGCCTGCCGGCGGGAAGTTTTTGAAGAGGTCGGCATCGGACTGCATGACTGGCATGCATTCGATTTCATCCGCCATGAATATGACGATGTAATTGTCAATCTGCATTTATTTCACGCCGCCGTGCCGGATCAGCTGCTGAATGAAATCCAGCAGCCGTGGACCTGGTACAGCCGCGATCAGCTGTTGGATTTGAACTTTCCCAAAGCCAACACGGCTATGCTGAAGCGCCTGTACTGGCCGCATCAGATTAAAATTTCAGATGATTTGGCTGCGCTGCAGCAGCTGAGCGGGCAGCAGCTGCTGTATTGGCGGGTAGAGGCCGATCAGCAGCATGCCATCGCGCTGGCAGGCTGCGAAATTGATCATCTATCCCGGCTGATTGTCAATATTGAGCTGTGGAAGCAGCTGAACAGCATTCAGCAGCAAGGCATAGGCGCCATTCATTTGAAGCAGCCGCAGCTGCTGCAGCTGAAAAAAGGCGAGCTGAAAACCGGCTGGCGCTATATCGCCGCCTGCCATGACTTGGCGTCGGCCCTGCATGCGCAGTCTATCGGCTGCGACGCAATTCTGCTCAGCCCCGTGCTTGCAACCGCAACGCATCCGGAGGCATCGCCGCTGGGCTGGGAGCAGTTTGAACTGATCGCCCGGCAGCTGCAGATTCCGGCATTTGCGCTGGGCGGCATGAGGCAGGAATTATTGATTGAAGCGCAGCAGCATCATGCTTACGGCATTGCAGGCATGCGCTTCCTGTAA
- a CDS encoding dicarboxylate/amino acid:cation symporter, producing the protein MAKKPIYKSLYFQVIVAIIAGILVGHFYPSGTHAVNGTEQYVKGLGEQLYPLGQGFIKLIKMIIAPVIFCTVVSGIAGMESMKSVGKTGGIALLYFEIVSTIALVIGLLVINIAKPGVGMNVDPASLDTSGISKYVESGVAQSTTDFFMNIIPDTVVGAFAQGEILQVLLFALLFGFALHKLGEAGKPVLKFIDQISHVFFNIVNMIMKLAPIGAFGAMAYTIGKYGIGSLAQLAQLIICFYITCLLFIFLILGTISRICGFSILKMIRMIREELLIVLGTSSSESVLPRMLKKLEIAGCEKSVVGLVIPTGYSFNLDGTSIYLTMAAIFIAQATNTQLDLSHQITLLAVLLISSKGAAGVTGSGFIVMAATLSAVGHIPVAGLALILGIDRFMSEARALTNLVGNSLATIVVAKWVGQLDTDKLNHALANPEDVDRQMAEENTQHA; encoded by the coding sequence ATGGCTAAAAAACCAATTTATAAGTCGCTGTACTTTCAGGTAATTGTTGCAATCATCGCGGGTATTTTGGTAGGGCATTTTTACCCAAGCGGCACTCATGCTGTAAACGGTACTGAACAATATGTAAAAGGCTTAGGCGAGCAATTATATCCTTTAGGACAAGGCTTTATTAAGCTGATCAAAATGATCATTGCCCCAGTAATTTTCTGTACCGTGGTCAGCGGCATCGCCGGCATGGAAAGCATGAAGTCTGTGGGCAAAACGGGCGGTATTGCGCTGCTGTATTTTGAAATTGTTTCGACCATTGCGCTGGTTATTGGCCTATTGGTCATTAATATTGCAAAACCGGGCGTTGGCATGAATGTCGACCCTGCGTCTTTAGATACGTCAGGCATTTCTAAATATGTGGAATCTGGCGTTGCGCAGTCAACAACCGATTTTTTCATGAATATTATTCCTGATACGGTTGTCGGCGCATTTGCTCAAGGCGAAATCCTTCAGGTACTTTTATTTGCGCTGCTGTTCGGTTTTGCGCTGCATAAATTAGGCGAGGCCGGCAAGCCGGTATTGAAGTTCATTGATCAAATTTCGCATGTGTTCTTCAACATTGTAAATATGATCATGAAGCTGGCTCCAATTGGCGCATTCGGCGCAATGGCCTATACCATTGGCAAATACGGCATTGGCTCACTGGCGCAGCTGGCGCAGCTGATCATCTGCTTCTACATTACCTGCCTGCTGTTCATTTTCCTGATTTTAGGCACGATTTCCCGCATTTGCGGTTTCAGCATCCTGAAAATGATCCGCATGATCCGCGAGGAATTGCTGATTGTGCTGGGGACTTCATCTTCAGAATCTGTGCTGCCGCGCATGCTGAAAAAGCTTGAAATTGCCGGCTGTGAAAAATCTGTAGTAGGTTTGGTTATTCCGACAGGCTATTCATTTAACCTGGACGGCACGTCCATCTACTTAACCATGGCGGCGATTTTCATTGCGCAGGCAACCAATACGCAGCTGGATCTCAGCCATCAGATTACTTTGCTGGCGGTCTTGCTGATTTCGTCTAAAGGCGCAGCTGGCGTAACGGGTTCAGGCTTTATTGTAATGGCGGCGACCTTGTCTGCTGTGGGCCATATTCCAGTGGCGGGCTTGGCGCTGATTCTCGGCATTGACCGCTTCATGTCTGAAGCGCGCGCATTGACCAACCTGGTTGGCAACTCCCTGGCAACAATTGTTGTGGCGAAATGGGTAGGCCAGCTGGACACGGATAAATTGAATCATGCCTTGGCGAATCCGGAAGATGTGGACCGTCAAATGGCGGAAGAAAACACCCAGCATGCTTAA
- a CDS encoding YeaC family protein: MNIEQMLAVLNPEIVERLKTAVEIGKWPNGIALSQEQRQICMQAVYAWEIKHLPENERSGYIDRGSKEEGEVCEDDHHKTEPEFKPIRFI, from the coding sequence ATGAATATTGAACAGATGCTTGCCGTACTTAATCCTGAAATTGTGGAGCGCTTGAAAACCGCAGTTGAAATTGGCAAATGGCCAAACGGTATCGCTTTAAGCCAGGAGCAGCGCCAAATCTGCATGCAGGCGGTGTATGCATGGGAAATAAAGCATTTGCCGGAAAATGAGCGCAGCGGCTATATTGACCGCGGCAGCAAGGAAGAAGGCGAAGTCTGTGAAGATGACCATCACAAAACTGAGCCTGAGTTTAAGCCGATCCGCTTTATTTAA